CCGGCGAACACGTTCAGGGCCGGGACGATGGGCAGGATGTACCGGGCCGGCGGATAAATTCGAAAGGTACCGACATACAGGAAGTAAGGCACGATCCAAGCGTACAGCAGGACCCGAGGTCGGGCCGCCGCGTCCCATCGCCGGGGGAAGCCGAAGACGGCGCCGGCCATGCTCAGTGCAAACAGGGGCAGGCCCTGATTGTGGATCAGGTTGAGCAAGTGCTGGGGCCACGAAAAGCGCAGGGGCTGACCGCCTTCCTCCGTCATGGCGAACCGGTATTGGTACATGACACCGCGGTCCCAGAACTCCTGAAACTCCCGCAGGGCATACGGCGTCCCAACCAGAAAGGCGCCGGCCCAAAAGCCGAGGGCGACGAACCCACCGACCAGCCACCGAAGGGCCCATCGCTTCCATGCCCGCCGACCCCTGTCAACGGCCGGTCCCATCGCCAGGAACGTCAGGGCCACGAGGACCGGGACCGCCAAAGCGGCCATGTTGTACAGCGTCGAGGCCGCCAGGCCGGCGACGGCCGCACCCGCCGCAAAGAGCCCCCAGTGGGATCGCTGGACGGCCCGGACCAAGAGGTACAGGCTCAGGGTCGCCAGGCTGATGGCCGGCACGTGGGGCACGGCCAAGTGGCCGAACGTGACCAGCCCCGAGGTCAGGGCCGTCAGCAAGGCGGCCCAAAGGCCGGCGGTCGGACCCCAGAGGGCCCGCCCCAAGAGGAAGACCCATAGGACCAGGAGGACCCCAAAGGCGACGCTGGGAAGCCGGGCCAGGATGCGGGCCCTGGCGAAGAAATCCGCGTCATCCTGGAGCTTTGCATCCAGGATTCGGAAGGCCGTCGAGAACCGTACGTGCGGCGCCAAGGTCCCTAAAATCATGTAAATGTGAAAGGACGGGTACTGAAACCACCGGGGGTTCCACGTTTGATTCCAGATCATGAAGAGGGCCAGCTCGTCCAGCTCGTCGGGCTCCCACCGGGTCTCCAGGCCCAGTCCGGGCCGGGTCGACCACGTCAGACCGACGCCGTGCAGACCGAGGGACATCAGCAAGATACAGCCCAGCGCGACGCCATGCGCCCACGGTCTCATGGGACCCACACCCTTCATCCCTTTCGCCGTCGGTCCCAGACCTCGGGGTTGACCAGGTGGGGAGGCCGCTGGCCGTTCATGACGGCCAGGATGTTGGCCGCCGCCAGCTCGGCCATCTTCGCTCGCGTCTCAAGAGACGCGCTCCCGATGTGGGGCACGATCACGACGTTGTCCAGCTCGGCCAGGCCCGGCGTCAGGGCCGGTTCGTGTTCGAAGACGTCCAGGGCCGCATAAGCGATGCGCCGCTCCCGTAAGGCCTCGACGAGGGCCGCCTCGTCGATGACAGGGCCCCGGGACGTATTGACGAGGATGGCCGTCGGCTTCATCCGTCGGAAGACCTCGGCGTTGAACATGTGGCGGGTCTCCGGCGTCAGGGGCGTGTGGATCGAAATGAAGTCCGACTCCCGGACGAGCGTGTCGAAGTCCACGTAGGTCACCCCCAGGTCCTGTTCGACCTCTGGCGGTTGACGATAAGCGTCATAGTACAGGACCCGCATCTGAAAGCCCCGGGCCCGCCGGGCGACGGCCTGACCGATGCGGCCGAGGCCGACGATGCCGAGCGTCTTCCCATGGACGTCCCAGCCCAGCAGGAGCATGGGGTCCCAGCCCTCATAGAGGCCGGCCCGGGTGAAGCGGTCCGCCTCGACGATCCGGCGGGCCGCCGCCATAAGCAAGGCCCACGCCAGGTCGGCCGTCGTCTCCGTCAGGACGCCCGGCGTGTTCGTGACGACGATCCCCTGCTGGGTCGCATAGGCGACGTCGATGTTGTCGAATCCGACGGCGTAGTTGCTGATGACCTTCAAACGGGGTCCGGCGGCGTCGATGACCGCCCGGTCGATGGGGTCCGTCAAGAGGCACAGGATGGCGTCCTTATCGCGGATGCCGTCGACGATTTCCTCTCGGGTCGGAATCTTGCGGCTTTCCCGGAGGGTCACGCGGCAGTGCGCCCGGAGCATCGAGAGGCCCGGCTCGGGAATCGGCCGGGTCACGAAAACGTCCCATGCCATGCCGTCACCTCCATGGATAGACATGTACGGATGCATCGAGGATTCGGGCCCGGGCGTGGGGAGTTCAGTGACATAGATATCAACCCGGGTATCATGTACCGATGGGTCATGACCATCCTGCATCTTGCGTCCTGCATCCTGCACCTATATCCTATGCCGGTCTCGCTAATTTTCCGAATCGGTGGGGGTATTCGATGGAACGGTCGCCCCAGGTGCGAATCGGCGATTGGTTCAACGAGGCCTGGAAGTCCATTCAGCCCGCATGGCTGGAGTACGTCCTGGCCGGGGTCGTGTACGTCTTGGTGATGATGATCGCGGGTCTGTGTCTCATCCCGGTCCTGATCGTCGGCGGCCCGCTGACCGGGGGCCTATATGTGTACCTGGCCAAGCGGCTCCTCGGTCAGCCCGCCCAAATCGGCGACATCTTTAAGGGCTTTCGGCGGTTCGGGGACTCGACGGTCTTGTTCTTAGCCGTGGCCCTGATTCCGGTCTTGGTCTTCGGGCTACTCATGCTAACGTACATCTTGCCCCTGTTGGGGGCTCTTGAGCCGACGGGGATCTTAGCGACGCTTTTGAGCATCGGGGCCTGCTTTCTCTGGTGCTTAAGCTTTTTGTTTTTGATCGTCTATCCGGTCGTCGCCCAGACGTTTCTCGTCTTTGCGATGCCCCTGGTCATGTTTCGGGGTATGAAGGCCATGGACGCCATCCGGACCAGTATCGGCATGGTACGCCCCCAGTTCTTGCAGTTCCTACTCTTCACTCTGGCAGGCTTTCTGCTCATCGGGGCGGCCGGCTCAGTCGGGACCCTGCTCCTGTGCGTGGGGTACTTCATCCTGGCCCCCCTGGCGATGGCCGTATTTTACACGATGCAACTCCTGGCCTACCGGGACTTCGTCGGCCTGACGGAGCAGGACCTGGCGCTCTATGCGGGATGACGAGAAGCGCCCGCCGGCGAACGTCCGCGCTCCTACGGGACGGGCCGAAAGTAAGCCAAGTCCCGGATGCTCCCGACACGTTCGGCGGGCGGTCGGAAGACGGCTTCGACCCGAAGCCCGACCCGGAGGGGGATACCCCCGTCCTGCAGGTCGTGAACCAGCAGGGCGTCGGCCCCGTCGAGACGGACGAGGCCCATGAGGCGCGGCGGGGATAAAGGCCGTCCGTCGGGGTCCACGTGGACCCAGGTCCAGGCCATCAAAGTCCCGTGAGGACCGACCTCGACCCAGGCGGCCTCTCCCAGATGGCCGAGACAACGCTCACAGAAGAGCCGGGCCGGGACGTACGTGTATCGACAGCGGGGACAGCGGGTCCCGTAGATTCGGCCTTCCTGGAGTCCCCGGAGCCACCGCTCGCCGGCGACCCCGGCCGTGTAGACGCCTTCCAGTTGAATGCTCCCCTGCCAGCTCCGGACCTCATGAAGATGGGGGATGCGCTCCTTCAAGGGCATCGTCGGCCTCCTCCACAGAGAAGTAACGGCGTAACGCCGTGACGGGGTGACGAGGGCCTGTGCGTTCGTCGCGCCTCAGACGGGCCGGAAGTACAGGATGTCGGTGATCGCCCCCTCCCGCTCATGCGGCGGCTTCCAGACAGCCTGGACCCGCAGGCCGATGCGGACGCGATCGAGGACCTCGTCCATCGTGCGGCCGACCTCGCCCAGCTTGTGGAGGATCCCCATCCCGGGCGAAGCCCCGTCGATGGCGATGACGGCCGGGACTTCCGGGACCTCCAGACGCCGCATGTCCCAGGCGACCGTGCAGACCGAAAAGGTCAGGACCGTCCCGGTGTCCTGGAGGGGGACCCATTCGTCCGTCGGACGGAAACACTGCTCGCAGAACATCCGGGGCGGGACGACCACCCGCCGACAGACCCGGCATCGACGGCCGACCAGGCGTCCGGCCTTCAGCTCGGCCAGGAATCGTCCGACGGCTACGCCGGCGTCCCAGGCGTATTCGCCCCGGAGCGGCGTCCGCGTCGTCCGGACCCGTCCCCCCTCCAGGTCTGCCTGTTTTAAACCCGTCGTCGGGTAGACCCAACGCTCCATCCCGTTCCCTCCCCATTTGGCCGAACGGTCGTTAGGTATTCGGTCTTGGGTGTTGAGAGCTGGGTCCAAAGCCTTTACCCGACACCCTACTGCCCTACTGCCTTATCAGAGCCGTTCGGTTGGGAGAAATGC
Above is a window of bacterium HR11 DNA encoding:
- a CDS encoding Putative 2-hydroxyacid dehydrogenase, with amino-acid sequence MAWDVFVTRPIPEPGLSMLRAHCRVTLRESRKIPTREEIVDGIRDKDAILCLLTDPIDRAVIDAAGPRLKVISNYAVGFDNIDVAYATQQGIVVTNTPGVLTETTADLAWALLMAAARRIVEADRFTRAGLYEGWDPMLLLGWDVHGKTLGIVGLGRIGQAVARRARGFQMRVLYYDAYRQPPEVEQDLGVTYVDFDTLVRESDFISIHTPLTPETRHMFNAEVFRRMKPTAILVNTSRGPVIDEAALVEALRERRIAYAALDVFEHEPALTPGLAELDNVVIVPHIGSASLETRAKMAELAAANILAVMNGQRPPHLVNPEVWDRRRKG